A single genomic interval of Haloterrigena salifodinae harbors:
- a CDS encoding RNA polymerase Rpb4 family protein: MTIFKEIVDEEFLTVSETKELLADIEAERALDEDRELPYELARAVEHVNRFTVLEPAEAQDLVDQLQEVEKVDEPTAYKIANLLPRNRDELRSVYAQQRYSLSGDELDEILNVVAQYA; this comes from the coding sequence ATGACGATCTTCAAGGAGATCGTCGACGAGGAGTTCCTCACGGTCTCGGAAACGAAGGAGCTGCTCGCCGACATCGAAGCCGAACGGGCGTTAGACGAGGACCGGGAGCTGCCGTACGAGCTCGCACGCGCAGTCGAGCACGTCAACCGGTTTACCGTCCTCGAGCCCGCCGAGGCACAGGACCTCGTCGACCAGCTCCAGGAGGTAGAGAAGGTCGATGAACCGACGGCGTACAAGATCGCCAACCTCCTGCCGCGCAACCGCGATGAACTCCGCTCGGTGTACGCACAGCAACGGTACTCGCTGTCGGGTGACGAACTCGACGAGATCCTCAACGTCGTCGCCCAGTACGCCTGA
- a CDS encoding DUF655 domain-containing protein, giving the protein MTESDSGEADVRRAVVLDYLAHGLSDDSRPQYEKSPAGYALETDNFELYQVAFDEDERLTIGSDVVIEPASERDVVTEARRVEYEDLSSGAQSELEYVVADLVEDEEERFVDFYNDAQPITLRLHQLNLLPGIGKKLRNGILDERKRKPFESFEELSERVSGLHDPDEILVERILEELRDDDLKYQTFVGRREQEQNQ; this is encoded by the coding sequence ATGACCGAATCCGATAGCGGCGAGGCGGACGTCCGTCGCGCAGTCGTATTGGACTATCTCGCGCACGGGCTCTCGGACGACAGCCGTCCGCAGTACGAGAAATCGCCGGCCGGCTACGCCCTCGAGACCGATAACTTCGAGCTCTATCAGGTCGCGTTCGACGAGGACGAGCGACTCACGATCGGCAGCGACGTCGTCATCGAGCCCGCCAGCGAACGCGACGTCGTCACCGAAGCCCGGCGGGTCGAGTACGAGGACCTCTCCTCGGGCGCCCAGTCGGAACTCGAGTACGTCGTCGCGGACCTCGTCGAGGACGAGGAGGAACGGTTCGTCGACTTCTACAATGACGCCCAGCCGATCACGCTGCGGCTCCACCAGCTGAACCTGCTGCCGGGGATCGGGAAGAAGCTCCGCAACGGCATCCTCGACGAACGCAAGCGAAAGCCCTTCGAGAGCTTCGAGGAGCTCTCCGAACGCGTCTCCGGGCTCCACGATCCCGACGAAATTCTCGTCGAGCGTATTTTGGAAGAACTGCGCGACGACGACCTGAAGTACCAGACGTTCGTCGGCCGGCGCGAACAGGAACAGAATCAGTGA
- a CDS encoding 16S ribosomal RNA methyltransferase A: MRDPDGLIARAGVRGDPDRDQHFLVDDRVLDRLPTYLEEIDADTDHVLEIGGGTGALTDRLLAMGDEDDDVTVVERDRELAAFLRKEFADEIAAGDLTVIEGDALEVDLPEFTASLSNLPYGVSSEITFRLLPEGRPLVLMFQREFAERMVAEPGTSEYGRLSVSTQHYAAPEIVETIPKEAFSPPPAVESAVVRLEPRDPDYEVDDEAFFLRFVKALFTQRRKTIRNAIRNTAHITGLEAPDAVVEAADEELLRKRADAMAPAEFAALAELAAEVGEPNEARAQ; the protein is encoded by the coding sequence ATGAGAGACCCAGACGGACTGATCGCGCGGGCGGGCGTCCGCGGCGATCCGGATCGGGACCAGCACTTTCTGGTCGACGATCGTGTACTGGACCGGCTGCCGACCTACCTCGAGGAGATCGACGCCGACACCGACCACGTCCTCGAGATCGGCGGCGGAACGGGCGCGCTGACGGACCGCCTGCTGGCGATGGGCGACGAGGACGACGACGTTACCGTCGTCGAGCGCGACCGGGAACTCGCTGCGTTCCTCCGCAAGGAATTCGCCGACGAGATCGCGGCCGGCGACCTGACGGTGATCGAGGGCGACGCCCTCGAGGTCGACCTGCCCGAGTTCACGGCCTCGCTTTCCAATCTCCCCTACGGCGTCTCGAGCGAGATTACCTTCCGCTTACTCCCCGAAGGGCGTCCCCTTGTTCTCATGTTCCAGCGGGAGTTCGCCGAGCGGATGGTCGCCGAGCCCGGTACGTCCGAGTACGGCCGGCTCTCGGTGTCGACCCAGCACTACGCGGCGCCCGAAATCGTCGAAACGATCCCCAAGGAGGCGTTCTCGCCGCCGCCGGCCGTCGAGAGCGCGGTCGTCAGACTCGAGCCTCGCGACCCCGACTACGAGGTCGATGACGAGGCGTTCTTCCTGCGGTTCGTGAAGGCGCTGTTCACTCAGCGGCGGAAGACGATCCGGAACGCGATCCGCAACACGGCGCACATCACCGGCCTCGAGGCCCCCGACGCGGTCGTCGAGGCGGCCGACGAGGAACTCCTCCGGAAACGGGCCGACGCGATGGCGCCCGCCGAGTTCGCGGCGCTGGCCGAACTCGCGGCCGAGGTGGGCGAGCCGAACGAGGCCCGCGCGCAGTGA
- a CDS encoding mechanosensitive ion channel family protein gives MSVPLTVFNRLSDAFGTEFQIAATIAVVAALLAVLLSYRRLQDWLCKRSKPLYADIASTAVLIATCVITLSVVLEVWNLTGDAYTLYSEGLGLDETVFVRAAVTLILVIGTLIVTRFVKRVITEVLSSASAVTDHQREVTHRISQVIIWSVSLVVILGVWVDDLGGLLVGAGFLGIVVGMAARQTLGTVLAGFVLMFDRPFEIGDWVEVEDYEGIVTDISIVNTRIQSFDGEYIMIPNDVISSSAVTNRSRRGRLRIEIDVGIDYASDVERAAEIARTTVENLDRSLTAPSPQVVSKSFGDSAVVLGVRFWIDNPSARRRWQARTAAINEIKTAFEDEEIKIPYPQRELSGRAETSGFRINDGETRASDPGQAGDGNETDARDGDSTEREPKRMPPTEDD, from the coding sequence ATGTCCGTGCCACTGACCGTTTTCAATCGGTTGTCGGACGCGTTCGGGACCGAGTTCCAGATCGCAGCGACGATCGCGGTGGTCGCCGCGCTGCTGGCCGTGCTGCTGTCCTATCGACGGCTCCAGGACTGGCTCTGCAAGCGGAGCAAGCCGCTGTACGCCGACATCGCGTCGACGGCCGTCCTCATCGCGACCTGCGTGATCACCCTCAGCGTTGTTCTCGAGGTATGGAACCTCACCGGCGACGCCTATACGCTCTACTCGGAAGGGCTGGGGCTCGACGAGACGGTCTTCGTCCGGGCAGCGGTCACGCTCATTCTCGTAATCGGGACGCTGATCGTCACGCGATTCGTCAAGCGAGTTATCACGGAGGTGTTGAGTTCGGCGTCGGCGGTCACGGACCACCAGCGCGAGGTCACCCACCGGATCTCGCAGGTGATTATCTGGTCGGTGTCGCTGGTCGTCATCCTCGGCGTCTGGGTCGACGACCTCGGCGGCCTGCTGGTCGGGGCCGGGTTCCTCGGTATCGTCGTCGGTATGGCCGCCCGCCAGACGCTCGGCACCGTCCTCGCGGGCTTCGTCCTGATGTTCGACCGGCCCTTCGAGATCGGCGACTGGGTCGAGGTCGAGGACTACGAGGGGATCGTCACCGACATCTCGATCGTCAACACCCGCATCCAGTCGTTCGACGGCGAGTACATCATGATCCCCAACGACGTCATCTCCTCGAGCGCGGTCACGAACCGCTCGCGGCGCGGTCGGCTGCGCATCGAGATCGACGTCGGGATCGACTACGCGAGCGACGTCGAGCGGGCCGCCGAGATCGCCAGGACGACGGTCGAGAACCTCGACCGATCGCTGACGGCGCCGTCGCCACAGGTCGTCAGCAAGTCCTTCGGCGATTCGGCGGTCGTCCTCGGCGTGCGGTTCTGGATCGATAACCCGTCCGCCAGACGCCGCTGGCAGGCCCGCACGGCCGCGATCAACGAGATCAAGACGGCCTTCGAGGACGAGGAGATCAAGATCCCGTACCCGCAGCGCGAACTGTCCGGCCGGGCCGAAACGAGCGGGTTCCGGATCAACGACGGCGAAACTCGAGCGAGCGATCCCGGACAGGCGGGCGACGGTAACGAAACGGACGCACGCGACGGCGACAGCACGGAGCGGGAACCGAAACGGATGCCGCCTACGGAGGACGATTAA
- a CDS encoding HemK2/MTQ2 family protein methyltransferase: MGLEDQRDVETDVYQPAEDSHLLADAACENLADADEGSVVLEVGTGSGYVAGRIDDETPARVIAADLNPHAVRQAREAGLEAVRADLVAPFADGALDAVVFNPPYLPTDPDNEWDDWMERALSGGEDGRAVIDPFLADIGRVLAPDGSVYLLVSSLTGVDEVVEAAGEHGFSAAAVADESFPFETLTVLELFR; encoded by the coding sequence ATGGGACTCGAGGATCAACGCGACGTGGAAACGGACGTCTATCAGCCGGCCGAGGACTCGCACCTCCTCGCGGACGCGGCCTGCGAGAACCTCGCCGACGCCGACGAGGGCTCGGTCGTCCTCGAGGTCGGCACCGGCTCGGGCTACGTCGCGGGCCGAATCGACGACGAGACGCCCGCGCGCGTGATCGCCGCGGATCTGAACCCCCACGCGGTTCGGCAGGCCCGCGAGGCGGGCCTCGAGGCAGTTCGGGCCGATCTGGTCGCCCCCTTCGCCGACGGCGCCCTCGACGCGGTCGTCTTCAACCCGCCGTACCTGCCAACCGATCCCGACAACGAGTGGGACGATTGGATGGAGCGCGCCCTCTCGGGTGGCGAGGACGGCCGCGCGGTCATCGATCCCTTCCTCGCGGACATCGGCCGCGTGCTCGCGCCCGACGGCAGCGTCTACCTGCTGGTCAGCAGCCTCACGGGGGTCGACGAGGTGGTCGAAGCGGCCGGCGAGCACGGCTTCAGCGCCGCCGCCGTCGCCGACGAGTCGTTCCCCTTCGAGACCCTGACGGTCCTCGAGTTATTTCGGTAA
- a CDS encoding 5-methyltetrahydropteroyltriglutamate--homocysteine methyltransferase, which yields MTEYVSTTPGLYPLPDWAKDDLSDLKGHQKHDLISGDEGEEITAAYEEAREEVIGVQEEAGLDRIVEGQLRWDDMLAHPLAVHDAVETRGIVRYYDNNNFYREPVVQDDLGFSGDVSEELEATAELTDGDLQAVLPGPYSLADLATDEQYGDEAEFLGAIADFLEGEVDAFPGIETLFLLEPSLVESAPEDGQDERASEAIDQVASATDADVVVQPYWGALEEKVYAHLLDADIDAVGFDFVANQDDNLYNIQEYGATDDVALGLADGQNTLVEDPEAIRDRTEWVEGQLGVTEFETVYLTTNTETFYLPYSKYQEKLAVLAEAADLAEVTAA from the coding sequence ATGACTGAGTACGTTTCGACCACGCCGGGGCTCTATCCGCTCCCGGACTGGGCGAAAGACGACCTCTCGGACCTGAAAGGCCACCAGAAACACGACCTCATCAGCGGTGACGAGGGCGAGGAGATCACCGCGGCCTACGAGGAGGCCCGCGAGGAAGTGATCGGCGTCCAGGAGGAGGCCGGCCTCGACCGCATCGTCGAGGGGCAACTGCGCTGGGACGACATGCTCGCCCACCCGCTCGCCGTCCACGACGCCGTCGAGACCCGCGGCATCGTCCGCTACTACGACAACAACAACTTCTACCGGGAGCCGGTCGTCCAGGACGATCTCGGCTTCTCCGGCGACGTCTCGGAGGAACTCGAGGCGACCGCGGAACTGACCGACGGCGACCTGCAGGCCGTCCTCCCCGGTCCGTACTCGCTCGCCGATCTCGCCACCGACGAACAGTACGGCGACGAGGCTGAGTTCCTCGGCGCCATCGCTGACTTCCTCGAGGGCGAGGTCGACGCCTTCCCCGGGATCGAGACGCTGTTCCTGCTCGAGCCCTCGCTGGTCGAGTCGGCCCCCGAGGACGGTCAGGACGAACGCGCGAGCGAAGCGATCGATCAGGTCGCGAGCGCGACCGACGCCGACGTCGTCGTCCAGCCCTACTGGGGCGCACTCGAGGAGAAGGTGTACGCGCACCTGCTCGACGCGGACATCGACGCGGTCGGCTTCGACTTCGTCGCGAACCAGGACGACAACCTCTACAATATCCAGGAGTACGGCGCGACCGACGACGTCGCGCTCGGCCTCGCCGACGGCCAGAACACGCTCGTCGAGGACCCCGAAGCGATCCGCGACCGGACCGAATGGGTCGAGGGCCAACTCGGCGTCACCGAGTTCGAGACGGTCTACCTGACGACGAACACGGAGACGTTCTACCTGCCCTACAGCAAGTACCAGGAGAAGCTCGCCGTCCTTGCCGAAGCCGCGGATCTCGCGGAGGTGACCGCCGCATGA
- a CDS encoding methionine synthase yields the protein MSANDNKDQFRPENHENDHFLLTTVVGSYPKPKWLNRAKELYQDDDHGFDEDDYQEAKDDAARLITSEHERAGLDVVVDGEMRRNEMVEFFAHRIDGYEFNGPVKVWGHNYFDKPSVVSEVEYDESWLVDEYEFTASATDRPVKVPITGPYTLASWAFNEAYEDDAELAYALADLVNEEIEKLVDAGARYIQIDEPALATTPDDHAIVGEALEHIVADIDDDVRIGLHVCYGDYSRIYPEILEFPVDEFDLELANGDYEQLDVFKDPEFTADLALGVTDVHVAEVESVEQIEENIKKGLEVVPPEQLVVSPDCGVKLLPREVAYGKMENMVQAARNVEADLDEGNIDIERGTPTPADD from the coding sequence ATGAGCGCGAACGATAACAAGGATCAGTTCCGACCCGAGAACCACGAGAACGACCACTTCCTGCTGACGACCGTCGTCGGCTCCTACCCCAAGCCCAAGTGGCTCAACCGTGCGAAGGAGCTCTACCAGGACGACGACCACGGGTTCGACGAGGACGACTACCAGGAGGCCAAGGACGACGCCGCCCGCCTCATCACGAGCGAACACGAGCGCGCGGGACTAGACGTCGTCGTCGACGGCGAGATGCGGCGCAACGAGATGGTCGAGTTCTTCGCCCACCGCATCGACGGCTACGAGTTCAACGGCCCCGTCAAGGTCTGGGGCCACAACTACTTCGACAAGCCCAGCGTTGTCAGCGAGGTCGAGTACGACGAGAGCTGGCTCGTCGACGAGTACGAGTTCACCGCCAGCGCCACCGATCGCCCGGTCAAGGTCCCGATCACGGGTCCGTACACGCTCGCGAGCTGGGCGTTCAACGAGGCCTACGAGGACGACGCGGAACTCGCCTATGCCCTCGCGGACCTCGTCAACGAGGAGATTGAGAAGCTCGTCGACGCCGGCGCCCGCTACATCCAGATCGACGAGCCCGCGCTCGCGACCACGCCGGACGACCACGCGATCGTCGGCGAGGCCTTAGAGCACATCGTCGCCGACATCGACGACGACGTTCGCATCGGGCTGCACGTCTGTTACGGTGACTACTCCCGCATCTACCCCGAGATCCTCGAGTTCCCCGTCGACGAGTTCGACCTCGAGCTCGCCAACGGCGACTACGAACAGCTCGACGTCTTCAAGGACCCCGAGTTCACTGCCGACCTCGCGCTCGGCGTCACCGACGTGCACGTCGCCGAGGTCGAATCGGTCGAGCAGATCGAGGAGAACATCAAGAAGGGCCTCGAGGTCGTCCCGCCGGAGCAGCTCGTCGTCTCGCCGGACTGCGGCGTGAAGCTGCTCCCCCGCGAGGTCGCCTACGGCAAGATGGAGAACATGGTGCAGGCCGCCCGCAACGTCGAGGCGGACTTAGACGAGGGCAACATCGACATCGAGCGCGGCACGCCGACGCCCGCCGACGACTGA
- a CDS encoding nitroreductase family protein, which translates to MQDTLESRRELRDEVAEHRDPDHDIDPLFVNRWSPRAMTGDPLDEEEYLPLFEAARWAPSAFNNQHWRFLVADREDEEWDAFLDLLSENNRAWASDAAVLAVIVSKTTFDHNGEPAPVHSFDTGAAWENLALEGARRGLAVHGMAGFDYERAAEELDVPEEYAVEAMVAIGERAPPETLPEELQDREQPSDRKPLEEIVHRGGFE; encoded by the coding sequence ATGCAAGATACGCTCGAGAGCCGACGCGAACTGCGTGACGAAGTTGCCGAACACCGCGATCCCGATCACGATATCGACCCGCTGTTCGTCAACCGCTGGTCGCCGCGCGCGATGACCGGCGACCCGCTCGACGAGGAGGAGTACCTGCCCCTGTTCGAAGCTGCCCGCTGGGCGCCCTCCGCCTTCAACAATCAGCACTGGCGGTTCCTCGTCGCCGACCGCGAGGACGAGGAGTGGGACGCCTTCCTCGATCTGCTCTCCGAGAACAATCGCGCGTGGGCGAGCGACGCCGCCGTGCTCGCGGTCATCGTCTCGAAGACGACGTTCGATCACAACGGCGAACCGGCGCCGGTCCACTCCTTCGACACCGGCGCGGCCTGGGAGAATCTCGCGCTCGAGGGCGCGCGCCGAGGGTTGGCCGTCCACGGAATGGCCGGCTTCGACTACGAGCGCGCGGCCGAAGAACTGGACGTCCCCGAGGAGTACGCGGTCGAGGCGATGGTCGCGATCGGCGAGCGCGCCCCGCCCGAGACGCTCCCCGAAGAACTGCAGGACCGCGAACAGCCCAGCGACCGGAAGCCGCTCGAGGAGATCGTCCACCGCGGCGGATTCGAGTAG
- a CDS encoding winged helix-turn-helix domain-containing protein, whose translation MTDESDSDEILALLDDSYAQEILRRTRNTPMSAKDLSEACDISISTVYRRVERLIDCGLLAERRIPQSDGNHYSMYETRLDELTVTLTDDGFEVTVSERATGNLADRFTEMWEGL comes from the coding sequence GTGACCGATGAATCAGACAGCGATGAGATACTTGCTCTCCTCGACGACAGCTACGCTCAGGAGATCCTTCGACGGACGAGGAATACTCCGATGTCCGCGAAAGACCTTAGCGAGGCCTGCGACATCTCGATTTCCACGGTATATCGCCGTGTAGAGCGTCTCATTGACTGTGGACTCCTTGCAGAACGACGAATTCCGCAGTCCGATGGGAATCACTACAGTATGTATGAAACTCGATTGGACGAACTCACCGTCACACTCACCGATGACGGGTTTGAGGTAACGGTCTCCGAGAGAGCAACTGGAAACCTCGCAGATCGCTTCACTGAGATGTGGGAGGGCCTCTGA
- a CDS encoding glycoside hydrolase family 3 protein: protein MTADNNGDEVDESRRTFMKATGAATAAAGLGATGAAAGDGTRSKRIENLLEAMTIEQKVGQMTQVAIDDLGEGFDPDTAFNDHDDADTLGDLFAELHVGSILNGGATGPTDDGGEFVEGLNGLQEYNLEVNEPSIPFVWGCDALHGNCLLEGCTSFPQRLNMGATRDVDLVEAAATHTGDSVAAIGGHWTFGPTLDVLRDMRWGRYFEGHSEDAMLLGEMGKARARGFQQSGRVAATVKHFAGYGSPNTGSDRTHARTSMRDLRTRQFESYRRGLEEAKTVMVNSGAVNGKPAHASPWLLTTVLRDRFGFDGVVLTDWDDFERMLSNHEYLPDTDAGWRESVRQGIEAGIDMHMCGGETAPTEFIDTVIDLVESGELSERRIDESVRRILALKADLGLFEDPLAPEDEIGDIVGGAADVSEQLAKESLVLLQNEDDALPLEGVDDLLLTGPGVHDGMENRFLMQHGGWTLGWQGIEDGELTPDGPRPRQNTIEGELEARLGDGLTHVPTEYEPAAYESLYENFDNGFFNITDEQAAAIREAAPGSDAVVVVLGEGTHNESFGDRDKMRFLEAQRELVELVDAETGDDVPLVGVILAGSPRGTAETFRHLDAVVFAGQPGSDTGVAVVDTLFGDYNPSGKLPFTWESHVGHVPQIYDEYPPRHPDGAGDQMVQFEFGHGLSYTDWKYADLSLSTDSVKNPASTPAVTAHVTVENAGETAGEHVIEVYNTESYGSVLQPHRRLMGFERVALEPGECETVAVGLDLSTLEVVPGDVPGWGPRVVEAGEYELWIGTDWGVNADDEDDGETATLTVGKTASITDPEPTPGRYDIDGDGDEDFEDVMALHRRLKHRRRRR from the coding sequence ATGACAGCTGATAACAATGGTGACGAAGTCGACGAATCGCGCCGAACGTTCATGAAGGCGACCGGTGCAGCGACGGCCGCAGCCGGACTCGGGGCCACCGGTGCGGCGGCCGGCGACGGGACGCGATCGAAGCGCATCGAGAACCTGCTCGAGGCGATGACCATAGAGCAGAAGGTCGGCCAGATGACCCAGGTCGCGATCGACGACCTCGGCGAGGGGTTCGACCCCGACACCGCGTTCAACGATCACGACGACGCGGACACGCTCGGCGACCTGTTCGCCGAACTCCACGTCGGATCGATCCTCAACGGCGGCGCCACAGGACCGACCGACGACGGTGGGGAGTTCGTCGAGGGGCTCAACGGCCTCCAGGAGTACAACCTCGAGGTCAACGAGCCCTCGATCCCGTTCGTCTGGGGCTGTGACGCCCTCCACGGAAATTGCCTGCTCGAGGGCTGTACGAGCTTTCCGCAGCGACTCAACATGGGTGCAACGCGCGACGTCGACCTCGTCGAGGCGGCGGCGACCCATACGGGCGATTCCGTCGCGGCGATCGGCGGCCACTGGACCTTCGGGCCGACGCTGGACGTCCTGCGGGACATGCGCTGGGGTCGCTACTTCGAGGGCCACAGCGAGGACGCGATGCTGCTCGGCGAGATGGGGAAAGCGCGGGCGCGAGGCTTCCAGCAGAGCGGGCGGGTCGCCGCGACGGTCAAGCACTTCGCCGGCTACGGCTCCCCGAACACCGGTTCCGACCGGACCCACGCTCGGACCTCGATGCGGGACCTGCGGACCAGACAGTTCGAGTCCTACCGGCGCGGTCTCGAGGAGGCCAAGACGGTGATGGTCAACAGCGGCGCGGTCAACGGAAAGCCGGCCCACGCTTCGCCGTGGCTGCTGACGACGGTCCTGCGCGACCGGTTCGGTTTCGACGGTGTGGTACTGACCGACTGGGACGACTTCGAGCGGATGCTCTCGAACCACGAGTACCTGCCGGACACCGACGCGGGCTGGCGCGAGTCGGTCCGACAGGGCATCGAGGCCGGCATCGACATGCACATGTGCGGCGGCGAGACGGCGCCGACCGAGTTCATCGACACCGTGATCGACCTCGTCGAGAGCGGTGAGCTCTCCGAGCGGCGCATCGACGAGTCGGTCCGTCGCATCCTCGCGCTCAAGGCCGATCTCGGACTGTTCGAGGACCCCCTCGCGCCGGAGGACGAGATCGGCGACATCGTCGGCGGCGCCGCCGACGTCTCTGAGCAACTCGCCAAGGAGTCACTGGTCCTGCTACAAAACGAGGACGACGCGCTGCCCCTCGAGGGCGTCGACGACCTCCTGCTGACCGGCCCCGGCGTCCACGACGGGATGGAAAATCGGTTCCTGATGCAACACGGCGGCTGGACACTCGGCTGGCAGGGGATCGAGGACGGCGAGCTGACCCCGGACGGCCCGCGGCCGCGCCAGAACACGATCGAGGGCGAACTGGAAGCCCGGCTCGGCGACGGACTCACGCACGTGCCGACGGAGTACGAGCCGGCCGCCTACGAGAGCCTCTACGAGAACTTCGACAACGGCTTCTTCAACATCACCGACGAGCAGGCGGCGGCGATCCGCGAGGCCGCACCGGGCTCCGACGCCGTCGTCGTCGTCCTCGGCGAGGGGACGCACAACGAGAGCTTCGGCGACCGGGACAAGATGCGGTTCCTCGAGGCCCAGCGGGAACTCGTCGAACTCGTCGATGCCGAGACGGGCGACGACGTTCCGCTCGTCGGCGTGATCCTCGCCGGAAGCCCGCGCGGCACGGCGGAGACGTTCCGACACCTAGACGCCGTGGTCTTCGCCGGCCAGCCGGGCAGCGATACCGGCGTCGCGGTCGTCGACACGCTCTTCGGCGACTACAACCCCTCTGGGAAGCTCCCGTTCACCTGGGAGTCCCACGTCGGGCACGTCCCACAGATCTACGACGAGTATCCGCCGCGTCACCCCGACGGGGCGGGCGATCAGATGGTCCAGTTCGAGTTCGGCCACGGCCTCTCCTACACCGACTGGAAGTACGCGGACCTGTCGCTGTCGACCGACTCGGTGAAAAACCCCGCGTCGACACCGGCCGTGACGGCCCACGTGACCGTCGAGAACGCGGGCGAAACGGCCGGCGAGCACGTCATCGAGGTCTATAACACCGAGTCCTATGGCTCCGTGCTCCAGCCCCACCGTCGCCTGATGGGCTTCGAACGGGTCGCCCTCGAGCCGGGCGAGTGCGAGACCGTCGCCGTCGGCCTCGACCTCTCGACGCTCGAGGTCGTCCCCGGCGACGTCCCCGGATGGGGGCCACGGGTCGTCGAGGCCGGCGAGTACGAACTCTGGATCGGCACCGACTGGGGCGTAAACGCGGACGACGAGGACGACGGCGAGACGGCGACGCTGACCGTCGGGAAGACGGCCTCCATCACCGACCCCGAGCCGACGCCGGGCCGCTACGACATCGACGGAGATGGCGACGAGGACTTCGAGGACGTGATGGCGCTCCACCGGCGGCTCAAACACCGAAGACGGCGACGGTGA
- a CDS encoding Gfo/Idh/MocA family protein — translation MTLEIGVLGYRFMGKAHANAMARLPMFFPEAPDVERSVLVGRDEDALEDAADRLGFDEISTDWTGVIDEVDAFYNLGPNHVHAEPSIAALEAGTPVFCEKPLAPTLEDARSMADAAREAGDDVPAGCAFNYRFVPAIQYAKRLLEEGELGEIRHVRGRYLQDWLVDPEAPWSWRNDEELAGSGALGDLGAHTVDLLRFLVGDDDLAGDIDRLSGHLRTFVDERPVEGEDGETRSVTVDDAYSAQLEFENGAMGTLEASRVATGHKNDHVIEIHGSEGSLKFSLERLNELELLRRDENRGYETILVTDEDDPYVDHWWPPGHVLGWEHTFVHENYEFLSAVESGGEFEPSFDTGLEAQRVLAAIEESDERGEWIGLE, via the coding sequence ATGACCCTCGAGATCGGCGTTCTCGGCTATCGATTCATGGGTAAAGCACACGCGAACGCGATGGCGCGGCTGCCAATGTTCTTCCCGGAGGCGCCCGACGTCGAGCGCAGCGTGCTCGTCGGCCGAGACGAGGACGCGCTCGAGGACGCGGCCGACCGACTCGGGTTCGACGAGATATCGACCGACTGGACGGGCGTGATCGACGAGGTCGACGCCTTCTACAACCTCGGTCCGAACCACGTCCACGCCGAGCCCTCGATCGCGGCGCTCGAGGCCGGCACGCCGGTCTTCTGCGAGAAACCCCTCGCCCCGACGCTCGAGGACGCCCGGTCGATGGCCGACGCGGCCCGCGAGGCCGGCGACGACGTGCCCGCCGGCTGCGCGTTCAACTACCGGTTCGTTCCCGCGATCCAGTACGCGAAGCGGTTGCTCGAGGAGGGCGAACTCGGCGAGATCCGCCACGTCCGTGGGCGTTACCTCCAGGACTGGCTGGTCGACCCCGAAGCGCCGTGGTCGTGGCGCAACGACGAGGAGCTGGCCGGCTCGGGCGCGCTGGGCGACCTCGGTGCGCACACGGTCGACCTGCTTCGGTTCTTGGTCGGCGACGACGACCTCGCGGGCGATATCGACCGGCTCAGCGGTCACCTGCGGACGTTCGTGGACGAACGTCCCGTGGAGGGCGAGGACGGTGAGACGCGATCCGTCACCGTCGACGACGCCTACTCCGCGCAACTCGAGTTCGAAAACGGCGCGATGGGCACCCTCGAGGCCTCCCGCGTCGCGACCGGGCACAAGAACGACCACGTGATCGAAATCCACGGCTCCGAGGGGAGCTTGAAGTTCTCCCTCGAGCGCCTGAACGAACTCGAACTGCTGCGCCGGGACGAGAACCGCGGCTACGAGACGATCCTGGTGACCGACGAGGACGACCCCTACGTCGACCACTGGTGGCCGCCGGGCCACGTACTGGGCTGGGAGCACACATTCGTCCACGAGAACTACGAGTTCTTAAGCGCCGTCGAGAGCGGCGGCGAGTTCGAGCCGAGTTTCGACACCGGCCTCGAGGCCCAGCGCGTCCTCGCCGCGATCGAGGAGAGCGACGAGCGCGGCGAATGGATCGGGCTCGAGTAG